The Terriglobales bacterium DNA segment CCGCGAGTGGATTCAGTCCCGCGGGCCTGGTGCCGGCGCTCGCCACCTCAAAGCGATTGCCGGCGAGCGTGCGAAGCCAGCCTTCGGCCATCTGGCTGCGGGCAGAATTTCCGGTGCACAGGAACAACACCTTGGGCTTCACGTTCCCTCTCAGCCTTGCGCGGTGGCGCCCTCTTCGGCCGCCGGGCGGCACGCGGGCGTGCAGCAGGTCGAAGTCGGAGTGCAGCAGCTCTCCACCACGTCGCTGGCGGCCGGCTTCTCCGGGAGCTGGTCCTCGAGCACTACGAACACCTCCCACTGGTTGCCGTCGGGATCGGAGACCCAGCTCTTGTCCTGGATCGCGTAACAACAGTCGGTCTTCATTTCATCGCGAACTTCAAGACCGGCGTCGAGCCAGCGCTGGCGTGTTTTGAGCACCTCTTCGGTCGTGGCGACCTGTAGGCCCAGGTGCGAGAGCGCGCCCGGCCCGGAGAACTTTGCCTGGTTGATGACGAAGTTCAGCGCGGGCTGCGCCACGTCGAACTTGGCGTAGCCGCGCCTGACTTTGACCGGCTCGGCGCCAAACATGCGGCGGTAGAACGCAGTGCTCTTCTCCACGTCGCGGACGAAAATGGAAACGTGCGGCTTCATTGCGGCGGCATCGCTGGTCATTGAGCTTCTCCTTGGGCACATACATCTGCTTGTGCGTATGTGTTCAAGCGTAGCCCCGGGGACATATATCTGTCAAGGCGTATTTGTTATACTCCTTCGCATGGCACGGTCCCTGGGTCTGGAGTCGCTGTTTCGCGCACTCGCCGACCCCACGCGATTGCGCATCCTCAACCTGATGGCCGAGAGCGAGATCTGCGTCTGCTTCTTCGTCGCCATCCTGGGCGCCAGCCAGCCCAAGGTCTCACGCCACCTGGCCTACCTGCGCCGCGCCGGACTCGTCGCCGCGCGCCGCGACGGGAAGTGGATGCACTACCGTATCGCCACGCCCGCCCAGCCGCAGGCCGCCGCCATTCTGCGCTCAACGCTGGACGCAATGCGCCATGATCCCAAAATGCAGCGCGACCGCGCCCGTCTCACCGAGGCATGCTGCGGCGTGAAGAAGCTGGTGGGAATCGCCGACGCTCCCCTGCCCTCCCTGGTCACGCAATAGGCCTTTCGGTTGATGACCTTCGTGTGCCTCTGTGTCCTTGTGTGGATCGCCTTTGCTTTCTTCCGCGCGGGCTGCGAAGCTTATAGCGGAAAGAAACCGCCATGGACCAGACTGGCACGTCTCCCTCCCCCGACCCCTGCCGCCAGCTCCTTCGCCACACGCTCGCCACGCTCGCCTATCGCGGCGCCAAGGCGCTGCGGGGCGCACCGCCGGAGTTCGCCACCTTTTCCGCATGCGGCCGCACGCCGGCGCAGATTCTGGCACACGTCTGCGACCTGATGGACTGGGCTCTTTCGATGGCGAACGGCGAAAAGAAGTGGCGCGACACTCAGCCCGCC contains these protein-coding regions:
- a CDS encoding metalloregulator ArsR/SmtB family transcription factor, with protein sequence MARSLGLESLFRALADPTRLRILNLMAESEICVCFFVAILGASQPKVSRHLAYLRRAGLVAARRDGKWMHYRIATPAQPQAAAILRSTLDAMRHDPKMQRDRARLTEACCGVKKLVGIADAPLPSLVTQ
- a CDS encoding ArsI/CadI family heavy metal resistance metalloenzyme, yielding MTSDAAAMKPHVSIFVRDVEKSTAFYRRMFGAEPVKVRRGYAKFDVAQPALNFVINQAKFSGPGALSHLGLQVATTEEVLKTRQRWLDAGLEVRDEMKTDCCYAIQDKSWVSDPDGNQWEVFVVLEDQLPEKPAASDVVESCCTPTSTCCTPACRPAAEEGATAQG